CAGGAATTCCTATGGCTAACTTATCTACTGGACTTTCTGCTTCCGGTTGGGGAATGAATCAACCATTTTTTAATGAGGGAGGATGGAATGTATCACCAAGGAATTGTGGCAATTTTCAAGGACTTTGGACCAAATATAATTTCTCCATTCTAGAATAAGGAAATGAGCCTTATGAGCATGGAAATAGAAACTTAGAGTAAAAAGATATCTTAATGATAGAAGCGTACAGGTTTCGGGAACCTGATCAAAAACTGGAAAATGCTGATAAGGCGCACATCAGTACTGGTTCAGAAAAAAACCGAACGTTAATTGTTTTTCCCAGGCATTAACGGTTTCCATGGGAACTCCCGCAATGCAGTTCCTCCTGCAGCGATGGGATGAACACCAAAAAACAAATCGAAGGAATAGAGAGGAAGATATTCCTGAATAAAAAACTGATCTGGTATAAAATAACACGACCGGATTTATTAAAAATTATAACAATGAAAAGACTAACTCTAATTGCAGTGGCAGCATTATCTCTTACAGCTTGTCAAAACGATCAACTGGCGGATTCATCTTCTCCATTCGAAATGAAATCTACTTCTGCTGAGTACCTTACAGCTTCTGCTCTTCCGGTAACCAGCGTAAGCGGTGATATTACTTCAAATACTACATGGAGTGGTGTAGTTGAATTAAATGGAGTTGTAACCGTAAAAAATGGTGCTACATTAACAATTCAGCCGGGTACATTCATTAAAGCTAAACCAAGCACAAACAATACCGCTACGGGAGTTTTGGTAATTTCTAAAACAGGAAAAATCAACGCAGCGGGTACAGAAGCTCAGCCTATCATTTTCACCAGCTACAAGTTGTTAGACGGAAACGAAGATACAACTGCTGCTCCTGGTGATTTCGGTGGGGTTATCATTTTAGGAGATGCTCCTACAAACACACCTTTCACAAAAACGATTGAAGGATTATCTGGACCTGATTTCTATTACGGAGGTACCAATGCTTCTCACAACGGTGGAACATTGAAATATGTACGTATTGAGTTTGCAGGGTACGATCTTTTAGCGCCAAACTCAGGAAACGAAATCAATGGTCTTACATTAGGAGGAGTAGGGAACGGAACTACTTTGGATCATATTCAGGTATCTTTCGGAAAAGATGATTCTTTTGAATTCTTCGGAGGTACAGTAAACGCTTCAAACCTTGTTTCTTTTGCAGCAGATGATGATAACTTCGACTTCGATAACGGATATACAGGAACAATCACTTGTGCATTAGCTTTGGCAGATTACAACTCTACACACAGTCTTAGCGGATCAAGCCCGGATTCTAACGGTATCGAGCTTGATAACAACGCAGACGGTTCTTCTACAACATTGTTGACTCATCCGGTAATCAACAACCTTACCATCATTGGAGCTAAGAACTCTAATAAAGGAGCTTTGTATGAAAACGGAATCCACATCAGAAGACACGGAAGATTAACATTAAATAACGCTGTAGTTACAGGATATCCTGTGGGAATCAAAGTAGAAGGTACAGGTTCTGAGCTTTCTTCAGCTTCAGCATACAACACGATTCAGGTTCACGGATTTACTACTTCAGTTACAGGTACAGGAACAGCAGGAATCCCTGCAGCTAACCTGGCGACTGGTACTCCTGCATCTCTATGGGGGATGAGCCAGCCTTTCTTCAACGAAGGTGGTTGGAATGTATCTCCAAGAAACTGTGGAAACTTCCAGGGACTTTGGACAAAATACAATTTCTCTATTGTAGAATAATAAAAAACTTTAAAAAGCAGGGAACAGCACATGCTGATTCCTTGCTTTTACTTCAAAAACATTAATAATCAGTATTATGAAAAAAATAATTTTATCATCTGTTCTGTTTTTATCCCATCTGGCTGCAGCGCAGTCTCTGGTATGGGGAAACTCTTTTGATACTCCTGCTGATCTTCAGGGATGGACATTCCATGATCTGAACAGCAATGGTAACGGATGGGTACAGGGACAAAACATTTATCACAACGGAACTACTCTTACTTATGGAACTTCAGGTGTTCTTCGTCATTCCATCAGTTTGGTACCAAGTGGAAATGCTAATGGCTTTGCTGCGGAAAACGACTGGATCATTTCTCCTCAGATTGATCTTACTAATACTGCAGGTACAGTTACTTTAGCTGCGAATATCGGAAGGCAGAGAACTACCCATACTATTGTTGCCAGAGATCTTTTTATCTATGTAAGTACACCACAGAAAGAAGTTCCTACATTAGCTGATTTTCAGGCTATGACGGTAGATGCAGGTGGTAATGATGTTCAGAGTCTTTATAAAATACAGGTAGGAGATTCAGCCAATCCATTTCCGGCAGATCTTACCGAGTTTGTACAATCTCTTGTAGATCTTTCTGCTTTCGCAGGGAAGAAAATCTATATCGGAATGTGGGCGAACAGAAAAGCAAGTGGAAATAATATCCAGAATATTAATATCGATGAAATGGGAATTTATGCTACTTCATTTTTAGGAACTAAGGAGATAAAAAGAAACAAAATTACAACACAAATAGTTGAAAATCCGGTAAAAGAATCTTTACAGTTGCAGCTTAATCCGTCATTGAAAGAAACTACAACGGTAGTTAATATTTACAATGCAGCTGGACAAAAAGTATTGACGACTCAGTATTCCAAAGGTATTCATATAGCTGGTCTTATAGCAGGAGCGTATATCGCAGAAGTTACAGACGGAAAGACAACGGAAAGACTGAAATTTATTAAAAAATAAGCATTCTGGCTCCTTAGAATCTGATTTTAGGAACACCATGAAATTTTATATAAAATAATGGGTAGTCTTTGAAAGAAGGCTATTCAGAATATATCCA
This region of Chryseobacterium culicis genomic DNA includes:
- a CDS encoding T9SS-dependent choice-of-anchor J family protein; the protein is MKKIILSSVLFLSHLAAAQSLVWGNSFDTPADLQGWTFHDLNSNGNGWVQGQNIYHNGTTLTYGTSGVLRHSISLVPSGNANGFAAENDWIISPQIDLTNTAGTVTLAANIGRQRTTHTIVARDLFIYVSTPQKEVPTLADFQAMTVDAGGNDVQSLYKIQVGDSANPFPADLTEFVQSLVDLSAFAGKKIYIGMWANRKASGNNIQNINIDEMGIYATSFLGTKEIKRNKITTQIVENPVKESLQLQLNPSLKETTTVVNIYNAAGQKVLTTQYSKGIHIAGLIAGAYIAEVTDGKTTERLKFIKK